In Corylus avellana chromosome ca2, CavTom2PMs-1.0, the following proteins share a genomic window:
- the LOC132170641 gene encoding uncharacterized protein LOC132170641 has product MGEEEEEKHQSNSPSGVAEITQATQEEHSSPVVRFDVPPHRTYHFYHQFRTGPNPNNFLKGVKWSPDGSCFLTSSEDNTLRVFTLPDYGSGGDGSTWSTISDEDSYAANVVVNEGESVYDFCWYPYMSASDPVSCVFASTTRDHPIHLWDATSGELRCTYRAYDAMDEIAAAFSIAFNPHGTKIFAGYNKAVRVFDIHRPGRDFEQHSTLHGNKEGLAGIISALAFCPTHTGLLAMGSYSQTTAIYREDNMELLYVLHGHEGGVTHIQFSKDGNYLYTGGRKDPYIMCWDIRKAVDVVYKLYRSSECTNQRILFDIEPLGRHLGTGGQDGLVHIYDLQTGHWVSSFHAALDTVSGFSFHPFLPMAASSSGHRRFVLPDDTYKDIPLTLSGNENCASVWSFSIATTVENDTEINGDASNCPSEHENLHHDP; this is encoded by the exons AtgggagaagaggaagaggagaaaCACCAGTCCAATTCGCCATCCGGAGTTGCAGAAATTACACAAGCTACCCAGGAAGAGCACTCGTCGCCTGTGGTTCGGTTCGATGTTCCGCCACATAGAACCTACCACTTCTACCACCAGTTCAGGACCGGCCCCAACCCTAACAACTTTCTAAAAGGCGTCAAATG gTCACCGGATGGATCGTGCTTCCTTACAAGCTCTGAGGACAACACGCTTCGTGTGTTCACATT ACCAGATTATGGAAGTGGTGGTGATGGTAGCACTTGGTCTACAATTTCTGATGAAG ATTCCTATGCTGCTAATGTTGTTGTGAACGAGGGAGAGTCGGTATATGACTTCTGTTGGTATCCATACATGTCTGCTTCAG ACCCAGTTAGCTGTGTTTTTGCAAGTACGACTCGGGACCATCCAATTCATCTTTGGGATGCTACTTCGGGCGAG CTGCGTTGTACATACCGGGCATATGATGCCATGGACGAAATTGCTGCCGCATTTTCAATTGCATTCAATCCTCATGGGACGAA GATATTTGCTGGATACAACAAGGCTGTTAGGGTGTTTGACATACATCGCCCTGGTAGAGATTTTGAACAACATTCAACACTTCATGGGAATAAAGAAGGCCTAGCAG GCATTATATCTGCTCTGGCTTTTTGTCCAACTCATACTGGATTGCTAGCTATGGGTTCTTACAGCCAGACCACAGCAATATATAGAGAAGATAATATGGAACTTTTATATGTTTTGCATGGCCATGAAGGTGGGGTAACACAT aTCCAGTTCTCAAAAGATGGAAATTATTTATATACAGGAGGCCGGAAG GACCCTTATATAATGTGCTGGGATATACGCAAAGCCGTTGATGTTGTGTACAA GTTATATAGATCATCAGAATGTACTAACCAGCGGATATTGTTTGATATTGAGCCCTTGGGGCGACATCTGGGTACAGGTGGTCAG GATGGTCTTGTTCACATATATGACCTTCAAACAGGGCATTGGGTGTCAAGTTTTCATGCTGCATTGG ACACTGTAAGTGGATTCTCTTTCCATCCATTTCTGCCAATGGCGGCCTCCTCATCAGGGCACCGAAGATTTGTACTTCCTGATGACACCTATAAGGATATTCCTTTGACTTTGAGTG GCAATGAAAATTGTGCTTCTGTGTGGAGTTTCTCAATTGCTACAACGGTGGAGAATGATACTGAGATAAATGGTGATGCTTCTAACTGTCCGTCCGAACATGAAAACCTCCACCACGATCCCtga
- the LOC132170599 gene encoding bifunctional riboflavin kinase/FMN phosphatase codes for MSLANPLKKLASCVILDLDGTLLNTDGLVSEVLRGFLGKYGKQWDGREVHKILGKTPFESGAAIVEDYELPCTTSEFLSEINPIFSEKWCNIKALPGANRLIKHFSSHGVPMALASNSPRVDIESKISSHQGWKESFSVIIGGDEVTSGKPSPEIFLEAAKKLNVEPSACLVIEDSIPGVTAGRAAEMEVVAVPSIPKQSHLYTSADEVINSLLDLRPEKWGLPPFEDWIEGTLSIEPWHIGGPVIKGYGRGSKVLGIPTANLSTEGYSTLLSEHPSGVYFGWARVSNRGVFKMVMSIGWNPYFNNTEKTIEPWLLHDFAEDFYGEDLRLVVVGYIRPEANFPSLESLVAKIHEDGRIAERALDLPLYSTYRDDPYLKPSIKDGGHF; via the exons ATGTCGCTTGCAAATCCGTTAAAGAAGTTAGCGTCGTGTGTTATCCTTGATTTGGATGGTACACTTCTTAACACAG ATGGCCTTGTAAGTGAGGTTTTAAGAGGTTTCTTGGGTAAGTATGGAAAGCAATGGGATGGAAGAGAAGTTCACAAAATACTAGGAAAGACGCCATTTGAATCTGGGGCTGCTATTGTGGAAGATTATGAGCTTCCTTGCACTACAAGTGAATTTTTGTCAGAAATCAACCCAATTTTCTCTGAAAA GTGGTGCAACATCAAAGCACTTCCAGGTGCCAATCGTTTGATTAAACATTTCAGCAGTCATGGGGTCCCAATGGCATTGGCATCAAACTCTCCGAGGGTAGACATAGAAAGCAAAATTTCCTCTCATCAAG GGTGGAAGGAATCCTTCTCTGTCATCATTGGTGGTGATGAAGTGACATCTGGGAAACCATCTCCTGAAAT ATTCCTTGAAGCAGCTAAAAAGCTAAATGTTGAGCCTTCAGCCTGTCTAGTCATTGAAGATTCTAT ACCAGGTGTTACAGCCGGTAGGGCTGCTGAAATGGAAGTGGTTGCTGTGCCATCCATTCCGAAACAATCCCATCTTTACACTTCAGCAGACGAGGTGATAAACTCTCTGCTTGATTTGCGACCTGAAAAGTGGGGCCTACCTCCATTTGAAGATT GGATAGAGGGCACTTTGTCGATAGAACCTTGGCACATTGGTGGGCCAGTCATTAAGGGATATGGTCGTGGCTCAAAGGTACTTGGAATCCCTACAG CTAATCTCTCCACCGAGGGTTATTCAACTCTCCTTTCAGAACATCCCTCAGGGGTATATTTTGGTTGGGCTCGAGTATCAAATAGAGGCGTTTTTAAAATGGTCATGAGCATTGGTTGGAACCCATATTTTAACAATACAGAAAAGACTATA GAGCCATGGCTGCTTCATGACTTTGCTGAAGATTTCTATGGGGAGGATTTGCGTCTTGTTGTAGTTGGTTATATACGACCTGAG GCCAACTTTCCATCCCTTGAGAGCCTGGTTGCAAAGATTCACGAGGACGGGAGAATTGCAGAGAGAGCTCTTGATCTTCCATTGTACTCAACTTACAGGGACGACCCATATCTGAAACCCTCTATCAAGGATGGTGgtcatttttga
- the LOC132171128 gene encoding F-box protein At4g05010 — MDMALGKRRGSCLGSKRGGVVGEKGLGLGFVRYTRGLGRKRVLISNDLEASPMDSAPKTPTKRRCGEGVVLEAEWSLLEALPQDVLASLMDSAPKTPTKRRCGEGVVLEAERSLLEALPQDILIRVLCGVNHEDLKQLFHVSKTIREATLIAKQSHFAYCTPKKIPAFRNAIDSEDSSEFGDIEPPNAPKPRRMLLDRFLIKKDFSDISAVLFDSPDEEQCPRKMLFMGTKI, encoded by the exons ATGGACATGGCATTGGGAAAGAGGCGTGGAAGTTGTTTGGGATCGAAGCGCGGCGGTGTGGTTGGTGAAAAGGggctagggttagggtttgtgAGGTACACGCGAGGATTGGGGAGGAAGAGGGTTCTGATTTCGAATGATTTGGAGGCTTCCCCCATGGATTCGGCTCCCAAGACTCCGACGAAGAGGCGGTGCGGTGAGGGAGTGGTTTTGGAGGCTGAATGGTCTCTCCTCGAAGCCTTGCCTCAGGACGTTCTG GCTTCCCTGATGGATTCGGCTCCCAAGACTCCGACGAAGAGGCGGTGCGGTGAGGGAGTGGTTTTGGAGGCTGAAAGGTCTCTCCTTGAAGCCTTGCCTCAGGACATTCTG ATTAGGGTATTGTGCGGTGTGAATCATGAGGATCTGAAGCAGCTTTTCCACGTATCGAAAACAATCAGAGAAGCT ACTCTGATTGCAAAGCAATCGCATTTTGCGTATTGTACTCCAAAAAAGATTCCCGCTTTTCGTAACGCGATTGATTCGGAGGATTCCAGCGAGTTCGGAGATATCGAACCTCCGAATGCCCCAAAACCGCGGCGCATGCTTTTGGACCGGTTCCTGATCAAGAAGGATTTCTCTGACATATCGGCGGTATTGTTTGATTCACCGGACGAAGAGCAGTGTCCGAGGAAAATGCTATTTATGGGTACAAAGATATGA
- the LOC132169915 gene encoding putative FBD-associated F-box protein At1g61330 — protein MVAPKRDSQTLSQSPQKRTKRSHDHHHLGHVIGANYNINLPDDILDRIFSFLPVKKAVQVGVLSTRFRNTWIFNRNLFFDRDFSGSRSEFFEIIKRVFNSHVGSKIQSLRFSFDPSGAESVIERCIDISIEKGVEEIDLDFYQSWKPFKVSSQHIDVESIKILKLIFCEVDIPPNLQGLRFLHTLEFRKVDITTKAMETLFRHCLLLESLELWQCNKLRGLNVFGRNLKRFKVLKLGHCTDIMRIYVEAPTLHSIYYTGTVVSFEFAEVLQLDEVLLNFIPSKSFTQACAIETMVSGLSHVSVLTTTSVFLEGLTRRIRDWTFIDMEFCFWNLKEFHLYMEGTTYCNLFDIAAFLKNCPCIEKLFIDLNEFSFEWGFYWELHQREILENFQHLFTNLKFVKVKGFKFEMRELQLVKFFLGKAVFLEALVLVTPSNGRTKFNTPDALIYDQLLCSWRASPKASIFICDHSSDRTSLHPKHSKYWF, from the exons ATGGTTGCACCCAAAAGAGATAGCCAAACACTGTCACAGTCACCGCAAAAGAGAACCAAGAGGAgccatgatcatcatcatcttgGTCATGTAATCGGTGCAAATTATAACATAAATCTCCCGGACGACATTCTCGACCGGATTTTCTCCTTCTTGCCGGTCAAAAAGGCGGTTCAGGTTGGAGTTCTATCAACGAGGTTCAGAAACACATGGATTTTCAATCGAAACCTGTTCTTCGACCGGGATTTCTCCGGCAGCCGTAGCGAGTTTTTCGAGATAATCAAACGTGTTTTCAACTCTCACGTGGGCTCCAAAATTCAAAGCCTCCGGTTCTCTTTCGATCCATCTGGTGCGGAATCGGTGATCGAAAGATGCATCGATATAAGCATCGAGAAAGGCGTGGAAGAGATTGATTTAGATTTTTACCAAAGTTGGAAGCCTTTCAAGGTTTCTTCGCAACATATTGACGTTGAATCAATCAAAATATTGAAGCTGATTTTTTGCGAAGTTGATATTCCACCAAATTTGCAGGGTTTGCGTTTCCTGCACACCCTCGAATTTCGGAAGGTCGACATCACAACCAAAGCCATGGAAACGTTGTTTCGCCATTGCTTGCTCCTCGAAAGCTTGGAGTTATGGCAGTGTAACAAACTCCGGGGCCTGAATGTTTTTGGTCGGAATCTTAAGCGGTTTAAGGTTTTAAAACTCGGGCATTGTACGGATATTATGCGGATTTATGTCGAGGCCCCGACTCTTCACTCGATCTACTACACCGGGACTGTTGTCAGCTTCGAGTTTGCCGAGGTTTTGCAGTTGGATGAGGTGCTGCTTAATTTCATTCCTTCTAAAAGTTTTACACAGGCTTGCGCAATAGAAACTATGGTATCTGGTCTCTCTCATGTTAGTGTTCTCACTACTACTAGTGTATTTCTTGAG GGCTTGACAAGAAGAATAAGAGATTGGACTTTTATAGACATGGAATTCTGCTTTTGGAATTTGAAGGAGTTTCATTTGTACATGGAAGGGACCACCTACTGCAATCTTTTTGACATTGCTGCTTTTCTCAAGAACTGCCCTTGCATAGAGAAGCTTTTTATTGAT CTCaatgaattttcttttgaatggGGATTCTACTGGGAACTACATCAGAGGGAAATACTTGAGAATTTCCAGCACTTATTTACCAACCTCAAATTCGTTAAAGTGAAAGGTTTCAAGTTTGAAATGCGTGAGCTACAGTTGGTGAAGTTCTTCCTAGGGAAGGCAGTGTTCTTGGAGGCTCTAGTTCTTGTCACTCCCAGCAATGGCCGCACCAAATTCAATACCCCAGATGCACTAATTTATGACCAACTTCTTTGCTCATGGAGAGCATCTCCAAAAGCCAGTATATTCATATGTGATCATTCCAGTGACAGGACTTCTCTGCATCCAAAACATTCGAAATATTGGTTTTAA